The nucleotide sequence attaaaaccacatattaagcaatttaaaataagttaaagatatcaaaaattaaaacataattaaacagatactaaaatgcatattaaatactactaaaatgctgaaaatgcctgggagaagaggaaggtttttacctggtgccgaaaagataataatgttggtgccaggcgtacctcatcaggaagaatattccatagttcgggggccaccactgagaaggctctttttcttgttgtcaacttccgggcttctctctgagtaggcacccggaggagcgcagtgtacgggtaggttcatatcgggagaggtgttccatcagatattgtggcccCATGCcatacaaggctttataggttaaaaccagcactttgaatcggggcccggaaacatataggcaaccagtgcaagcgggccagaatcggtgttatatgttcggaccgcctggtcccggttatcagtctggccgccgcattttgcacgagctgcagtttccaaactgtcttcaagggcagccccacgtagagtgcattgcagtagtctaatttagaggttaccagggcatggacaactgaagcaaggtttcccctgtccagatagtggcatagttgggccaccagccgaagctggtagaaagcactccgtgccaccgaggctacctgagcctccagtgacagggatggttctaaaagaactcccaaactatgaacctgctccttcagagggagtgcaaccccatccaggacagcttgcacatccaccatctggtcaggggaaccgcctactaacagcatctcagtcttgtctggattgagcttcaatttattcgctctcatccagtccattatcgcagccaggcatcggttcagcaccttgacagcctcacctgatgaggatgaaaaggagaagtagagctgtgtgtcatcagcatactggtgacaacgcactccaaaactcctgatgacagcgcccagcggcttcatgtagatgttaaagagcatgggggacagaactgacccctgcggaactccatattggagagcccagggtgccgagcaatgctccccaagcactaccttctggagacgacccgccaagtaggagcagaaccactgccaagcagtacctccaactcccaaatccgcaagtctccccagaagaataccatggtcgatggtatcaaaagccactgagagatcaaggagaatcaacagagttacactcccctgtctttctcccgacaaaggtcatcatacagggcgaccaaggccgtctccgtgccaaaaccgggcctgaaacccgattgaaatggatccagataatcggtctcatccaagagtgtctagagctggtctgcaaccactctttctaggaccttgcccaggaatgggacatttgctaccggcctgcaattattaagattttctgggtccaggaaagatttcttcaaaagtggtctcacagtgaggcattaatcacttccctggcccagccggctgttccatccctgctagcttttattagccaagaggggcaaggatccagaacagaagaggttgcacgcacctgtccaagcaccttgtcaacgtcctcaagctgcaccaattgaaactcatccaaaaaatcatgaccaggctgtgctccggatacctcatttgattcaactgctataacactggagtccaagtcttgacggatgcaagagattttatcctggaagtgcctagcaaattcattacagcgtgctTCGGATAGTTCtaccgtgtccctagggccagaatgtaatagccctctgacaactttaaaaagctccgccggacggcagatagaagatttaatagtggcaacaaaatattgtttttgtgcTGCccgtactgcccctaaatacagcttgctacaggcacttaccagtgcataattgcatccctcaggagttcgtctccatctgcactcaaaccATCTCCTattctgtttcattgctctcagctctgaagtataccatggagctgaaggagctctacataggagagggcgcacaggagcgatcatgtcaactgcccgggtcatttcagcattccatagttcgaccagggtttcgacaggagcgccagccctatcagccggaaaactccccagagccttttgaaaaccatccggattcattagtctccgggggcggaccatcttaatgggtcctccacccttgcagaggggaaaagccgctgtacgtctaaacctcaacaagcggtgatctgtccatgacaaaggggctgatgtaagactccctacattcagatcaccatctccatgtccagttgcaaaaatcaggtctagagtatgccctgccacgtgtgttgggccagtagcatattgggacagcctcatggttgtcatggaagccatgaagtcctgagccgccccagataaggcggcttcggcgtggatgttgacatcccccagcaccaacagtctgggtgatctcaacaatacagccgagaccacctccgtcagctcagttagggagtctgttgggcagcggggtgggcggtacaccaacaaaatccccaatctgtccccctgatccaacacaaggtgcaaacactccagaccagtagttgcatggacatggtgcttggagagagagatggaactcctatacaccacagcaaccccccctccccggccctcagatctaccctgatgctgaaccaagtactccggtgggcacagctgggagagactaactcctccctgctcacccacccagttctgagttatacatgccagatcagctgcctcatccacaattaaatcgtggatgagagagatcttattatgtaccgatctggcatttaggagcagcatccggagatcggagaactggctgatagggcaaccaacaaacctgtgggtgtgtggaggaccggaacgcagcacagccgttaactgcctgggccgagttcccctcacctggcaagtcctccacacagcgtcatatctccctctacccatcactacactaattggggccaccTCAAATCTTCCCAGTCGACTTtgactcctctctcccaggcacatgatgcaaccccccacaacacacactcacaccatacaCACCCCCACACAAAAAGACCTTCAACAATTGTTAcatgttttaactaagatgtgccttcacagTCTTATACATTGATGTTAATTGGATTTCCAGCAACTTTTTTCATGTTGATATGTatccctatttttctgtttctataaTAAGGTCACTGActacattttattagttgtagtgtgcaagagaTGAATAAATAGTATGTATTATAAAGACTCTTGGCAATTTGCTGGGGTGCCACTGAAGGGCTTTGCAGGCCTCCAAAACACGCACAGGCAACAGGTCGGCAACCCTCTGTTCTACACTCATAATATGGTTTCCCCATTTCTGAAATCTTTCATGACATAAAAGACTTAAGCTacttctgaagctctttccatgtTCCAAGCAGTTCtagggtttctcccctgtgtgaattctttgatgcaatgtgagagaggaatttctagtaaagccctttccacattccaggcattcatatggcttctccccagtgtgaacactttgatgggcagtgagttgctgtttcctactgaagctctttccacattctaagcacttatatggtttctccccagtgtgaatactttgatgggcagtgagttgctgtttcctactgaagctctttccacattctaagcacttatatggtttctccccaatgtgaatactttgatgggcagtgagttgctgtttccgacggaagctctttccacattctaagcacttatatggtttctccccaatgtgaatactttgatgggcagtgagttgctgtttccgacggaagctctttccacattctaaacacttatatggtttctccccagtgtgaatactttgatggtcagtgagttgctgtttccaactgaagctctttccacattccaagcactcaTATGGTTGctctccagtgtgaattctttgatgggaagtcagattGCTATTCtgagagaagctctttccacattctaggcacttatatggtttctgccTGGTGTGAACATTTTGGTGGGCAGTCACTAAGTGTTTCCAGtggaagctcttcccacattccaaacatttatatggtttctccccagtgtgattaCTTTAGTGGGCAGCGAGTTGTTgtttccacctgaagctctttccacattccaaccaCTTATATGGTTCctctccagtgtgaattctttggtgGGCAgcgagtttgtttttccaactgaagctctttccacattctaagcacttatatggtttctcaccggtgtgcattctttgatgcaaaatgaGACTTGCCTTGCAGCTAAACCTCCTTTcacattccaaacattgataTGCTTTCTCCCTTTTCTGGTTTTTGTAGTGGGCTTTTTTACACTTTCTTTTAGAATTCAGACATTTCAAACAATGaagatatttatttctttttcttccttgatCTGTTTTTTATCGTATGGCAGTTTTATGGTAGCCACTGCCCTGAGAAGCGCAAGATTTattcctccttttctcttctgcttcaggtttccttctctgctCTTCCCTCTTTTCAGATCTGTCTCTTT is from Rhineura floridana isolate rRhiFlo1 chromosome 3, rRhiFlo1.hap2, whole genome shotgun sequence and encodes:
- the LOC133378944 gene encoding zinc finger protein 82 homolog, producing MLLSALRCNHTGEKPYKCLECGKSFHWKHLVTAHQNVHTRQKPYKCLECGKSFSQNSNLTSHQRIHTGEQPYECLECGKSFSWKQQLTDHQSIHTGEKPYKCLECGKSFRRKQQLTAHQSIHIGEKPYKCLECGKSFRRKQQLTAHQSIHIGEKPYKCLECGKSFSRKQQLTAHQSIHTGEKPYKCLECGKSFSRKQQLTAHQSVHTGEKPYECLECGKGFTRNSSLTLHQRIHTGEKP